Proteins co-encoded in one Xiphophorus couchianus chromosome 16, X_couchianus-1.0, whole genome shotgun sequence genomic window:
- the pycr1a gene encoding pyrroline-5-carboxylate reductase 1a isoform X2, whose translation MSVGFIGAGQLAQALVRGFSVAGVIATHRITASSPDTELPTVQQLRKLGVNFTTSNKETVSRSDVLFLAVKPHIIPFVLDEIGPDIEDRHLIVSCAAGVTISSIEKKLQQYRTSPKVMRCMTNTPVVVREGATVYATGTHAEVEDGKLLEQLMASVGYCTEVEEDLIDAVTGLSGSGPAYAFLAVDALSDGGVKMGLPRRLAVRLGAQALLGAARMLLDSEQHPGQLKDNVCSPGGATIHALHVMESGGFRSLLINAVEASCVRTRELQFLADQEKISPAAIKKTTLDKVLQQPGVTADAVGVRTRGINIFNNTSPKIKKN comes from the exons ATGAGTGTCGGATTCATAGGAGCTGGCCAGCTGGCGCAGGCTTTGGTGAGAGGCTTCTCGGTTGCAG GCGTGATTGCCACCCACAGAATCACAGCGAGCTCTCCAGACACCGAACTTCCCACAGTGCAGCAGCTGCGG AAATTGGGTGTGAACTTTACCACCAGCAACAAGGAGACGGTCAGCAGAAGTGATGTCCTCTTTCTGGCCGTGAAGCCCCACATCATCCCCTTTGTTCTGGATGAGATTGGGCCAGATATCGAAGACCGCCACCTTATTGTGTCTTGTGCTGCGGGTGTGACTATCAGCTCCATAGAGAAG AAACTGCAGCAGTATCGTACTTCTCCAAAGGTGATGCGCTGCATGACCAATACTCCAGTGGTGGTGCGTGAAGGGGCCACCGTCTACGCAACAGGTACACATGCAGAGGTGGAGGATGGGAAACTTTTGGAACAGCTGATGGCTAGCGTTGGCTACTGCACTGAGGTGGAGGAGGACCTGATCGATGCCGTCACAGGCCTGAGCGGCAGTGGACCCGCCTAT GCATTCCTAGCTGTGGATGCCCTTTCTGATGGTGGAGTAAAAATGGGCCTGCCCAGGAGGTTGGCTGTACGCCTCGGTGCACAAGCCCTGCTG GGAGCCGCTCGCATGTTGTTGGACTCGGAGCAACACCCTGGGCAACTTAAAGACAACGTTTGCTCACCAGGGGGCGCCACCATCCACGCCCTTCACGTCATGGAGAGTGGTGGCTTCCGAAGCCTCCTCATAAATGCAGTTGAGGCCTCTTGTGTAAGAACGAG GGAGCTTCAGTTTTTGGCTGACCAAGAGAAGATCTCCCCAGCTGcgataaagaaaacaactctgGATAAAGTTCTTCAGCAGCCAGGCGTCACTGCAGATGCTGTCGGTGTCAGAACTCGTGGaatcaatatttttaacaacacCAGCCCCAAGATCAAGAAAAACTGA
- the pycr1a gene encoding pyrroline-5-carboxylate reductase 1a isoform X1 — protein MPVFFTGSDLDVKRKLKHVDCGIITFCIMSVGFIGAGQLAQALVRGFSVAGVIATHRITASSPDTELPTVQQLRKLGVNFTTSNKETVSRSDVLFLAVKPHIIPFVLDEIGPDIEDRHLIVSCAAGVTISSIEKKLQQYRTSPKVMRCMTNTPVVVREGATVYATGTHAEVEDGKLLEQLMASVGYCTEVEEDLIDAVTGLSGSGPAYAFLAVDALSDGGVKMGLPRRLAVRLGAQALLGAARMLLDSEQHPGQLKDNVCSPGGATIHALHVMESGGFRSLLINAVEASCVRTRELQFLADQEKISPAAIKKTTLDKVLQQPGVTADAVGVRTRGINIFNNTSPKIKKN, from the exons ATGCCAGTATTTTTTACAGGTAGCGACTTGGACGTGAAGAGGAAGCTGAAACACGTTGACTGTGGAATCATAACATTTT GCATAATGAGTGTCGGATTCATAGGAGCTGGCCAGCTGGCGCAGGCTTTGGTGAGAGGCTTCTCGGTTGCAG GCGTGATTGCCACCCACAGAATCACAGCGAGCTCTCCAGACACCGAACTTCCCACAGTGCAGCAGCTGCGG AAATTGGGTGTGAACTTTACCACCAGCAACAAGGAGACGGTCAGCAGAAGTGATGTCCTCTTTCTGGCCGTGAAGCCCCACATCATCCCCTTTGTTCTGGATGAGATTGGGCCAGATATCGAAGACCGCCACCTTATTGTGTCTTGTGCTGCGGGTGTGACTATCAGCTCCATAGAGAAG AAACTGCAGCAGTATCGTACTTCTCCAAAGGTGATGCGCTGCATGACCAATACTCCAGTGGTGGTGCGTGAAGGGGCCACCGTCTACGCAACAGGTACACATGCAGAGGTGGAGGATGGGAAACTTTTGGAACAGCTGATGGCTAGCGTTGGCTACTGCACTGAGGTGGAGGAGGACCTGATCGATGCCGTCACAGGCCTGAGCGGCAGTGGACCCGCCTAT GCATTCCTAGCTGTGGATGCCCTTTCTGATGGTGGAGTAAAAATGGGCCTGCCCAGGAGGTTGGCTGTACGCCTCGGTGCACAAGCCCTGCTG GGAGCCGCTCGCATGTTGTTGGACTCGGAGCAACACCCTGGGCAACTTAAAGACAACGTTTGCTCACCAGGGGGCGCCACCATCCACGCCCTTCACGTCATGGAGAGTGGTGGCTTCCGAAGCCTCCTCATAAATGCAGTTGAGGCCTCTTGTGTAAGAACGAG GGAGCTTCAGTTTTTGGCTGACCAAGAGAAGATCTCCCCAGCTGcgataaagaaaacaactctgGATAAAGTTCTTCAGCAGCCAGGCGTCACTGCAGATGCTGTCGGTGTCAGAACTCGTGGaatcaatatttttaacaacacCAGCCCCAAGATCAAGAAAAACTGA